CGGTCTGGGACGACCGGTCGCGGCGGGTCACCGGCATCGAGGTGGTGCCGACCGCCGAGCTGGGCCGGCCCCGCATCGACGTCACCGTGCGCATCTCCGGCTTCTTCCGCGACGCGTTCCCGCACGTGGTGGCGCTGCTCGACGACGCTGTCCGGCGGGTCGCCGCCCTGGAGGAGCCCGAGGTCGAGAACTACGTCCGGGCGCACGTCGCCGCCGACCTCGCCGAACACGGCGACGAGCGGCGGGCCACCGCGCGCATCTTCGGCTCCAAGCCCGGGGCGTACGGCGCCGGGCTGCTGCCGCTGATCGACGCCCGGACCTGGCGCAGCGACGCCGACCTGGCCGAGGTGTACGCGGTCTGGGGCGGCTACGCCTACGGCCGTGGCCTGGACGGCCGGGAGGCGCGCGCCGACATGGAACGCTCGTTCGCCCGGATCGCGGTGGCGGTGAAGAACCAGGACACCCGCGAGCACGACATCGTCGACTCCGACGACTACTTCCAGTACCACGGCGGGATGGTGGCGATGGTCCGCCACCTCACCGGCGCCTCGCCGCAGGCGTACGTGGGCGACTCGGCGATGCCGCACGACGTGCGCACCCGCACCCTGGGCGAGGAGACCCGGCGGGTGTTCCGGGCCCGGGTGGTCAATCCGAAGTGGATCGCCGCCATGCGCCGGCACGGCTACAAGGGCGCCTTCGAGCTGGCCGCCACCGTGGACTACCTGTTCGGCTACGACGCCACCGCCGGCGTGGTCGACGACTGGATGTACGAGCACCTGGCCGCCGCCTACCTCTTCGACGAGACCACCCGGGAGTTCCTGGAGCGGTCCAACCCGTGGGCGCTGCGCGGCATCACCGAGCGGCTGCTGGAGGCCGCCGACCGGGGGCTGTGGGCCAAACCCGAGCCGGCCACCCTCGACCGGCTCCGCGACACGTACCTGGCCAGCGAGGGTGACCTGGAGGACCGCGCATGACCACCTACCCGTTCAGCGCCGTGCTCGGCATGGCCGACATGCGGCTGGCGCTGCTGCTCAACGCGGTGTCCCCGGCGATCGGCGGGGTGCTGGTCCGCGGCGAGAAGGGCACCGCCAAGTCGACCGCCGTACGCGCCCTCGCCGCGCTGCTTCCCCCCGTACCCCGGGTCGAGGGTTGCCGGTTCGGCTGTGACCCGGCCGAGCCCGACCCGGCCTGCCCGGACGGCCCGCACCCGGCCGGCGCCCCCGCCGAGACCCGACCAGCCCGCCTGGTGGAGTTGCCGGTCGGCGCCGCCGAGGACCGGGTGGTCGGCTCGCTGGACCTGGAGAAGGCCCTCGGCGAGGGGGTACGCGCCTTCGAACCGGGCCTGCTCGCCGCCGCGCACCGGGGCGTGCTCTACGTCGACGAGGTCAACCTGCTGCACGACCACCTGGTCGACCTGCTGCTGGACGCTGCGGCGATGGGCCGCAGTCACGTCGAGCGGGAAGGCGTCTCGGTCAGCCACGCCGCCCGGTTCCTGCTGGTCGGCACCATGAACCCGGAGGAGGGGGAGCTGCGCCCGCAGCTGCTCGACCGGTTCGGGCTCACCGTCGAGGTCGGCGCCAGCCGGGACCCGGCGATCCGGGTCGAGGTGGTCCGCCGCCGGCTCGCCGCCGACGCCGACCCGACCGGCTTCGCCGCCCGCTGGGCCGACGCCGACGCCGAGATCGCCAGCCAGGTGGCCGCCGCCCGCCGTCGGCTTCCCGGGGTACGGCTGCCCGACGCCGCGCTGCGCCAGATCGCCGAGGTGTGCGCCGCGTTCGACGTGGACGGGATGCGCGCCGACATCGTCACGGCCCGTACCGCGCTGGCGCACGCCGCCTGGCACGGCCGGGACCGGGTCACCATCGACGACGTCCGGGTGGCCGCCCGGCTGGCCCTGCCGCACCGGCGCCGCCGCGACCCGTTCGACACCCCCGGGCTGGACGAGAAGCTTCTGGACGAGGCGTTGCAGCGAGCCCAGGACGCGCACCCCGACGACGAACCGGACGATGACGGCCCCGACGACCGGGGGCCGGACGGCGGTGGTGGTCCGCAGGGTGGCGGCGACCCGGACGGGAACGGCGGTCCTGACGGCGATGGCGGTCCGGACGGACGTGGCCCCGACGGAGCCGACCCTGGTCCGGGCCGGGCCGGGCAGACGGCCGCTGGCGACACCGGCCTCGATGGACGGGCCGATCAGGGTTCCGACGGCGGGCGGCCGCAGCGCGCGTCGGACGACGACGGCTGGAGCGGCCCCGACCAGGACAACGGGCCGCGCGGCGACCGGATCGACGGAGGCGGTGTGGCCAGCGAAGCGGCCGGCGACGACCCGGGCCGGGGCGGAGCGCACGCCCCTGCGGGCGGTCAGCCGATGGCCGTACCCCGGGGTGGATTGAAGGCGCGGTTGCTCACCGCGCCCGGTGTGGGTGACGGGGTGCCCGGCCGGCGTTCGCGCGCCCGCACCGGCCGGGGCCGCACCACCGGCGCTCGGGTGCCGGCGGGCCGGGTCGGAGCGCTGCACCTGCCGGCCACGGTCCGCGCCGCCGCGCCGCACCAGGCCGCGCGGGGACGGCTGACCGGCCCGCTGCGGCTGCGCCCGGACGACGTACGCGAGGCGGTCCGGGAGGGACGCGAGGGCAACCTGGTGCTGTTCGTGGTGGACGCCAGCGGATCGATGGGCGCTCGGCAGCGGATGACCGCCGTCAAGGACGCGGTGCTGGCCCTGCTCACCGACGCGTACCAGCGGCGGGACAAGGTCGCGGTGATCGCCTTCCGGGACGCGGGCGCGCGGACGCTGCTGCCGGCCACCTCGTCGGTGCTGGCCGCGTCGACCCGGCTGGCCGAGCTGCCCACCGGCGGGCGTACGCCGCTGGCCGAGGGGCTGCTTGCCGCCGCCGACCTGTTACGGGTGGAGCGCCTGCGGGACCCGAAGCGGCGTCCCCTGGTCCTGGTCGTCACCGACGGCCGAGCCACCGCCGGCCGCCGCCCGCTGGACCGCGCGGCGGGAGCGGCGGCGGTGCTGGCCGCAACCGGCGCCGCCTGCGTCGTCGTCGACTGCGAATCCGGCCCCGTCCGCCTGAACCTGGCCAACCGCCTGGCACTCCAACTGCACGCCCCCCACCGCCGGCTCGACGACGTCGCCGCCAACCCCCTGCGGCACCCGCAAGCCTCAGCCCGCACCGCCAGCACGCCAGACAGGAGTGTCGCCTGATGCCGCAGGGGAAGCCGAGCACGGTGCCCGCCGACGGGTTGACCACCCGACAGCGACGCCACCGGCCGCTGCTGATTGTCCACACCGGACAGATGAAGGGGAAGTCGACCGCAGCCTTCGGTTTGGCCCTGCGAGCGTGGACCGCCGGCCTGCCGGTCGGGGTGTTCCAGTTCGTCAAGAGCGCCAAGTGGCGGGTGGGGGAGGAGAACGCCTTCCGGGCGCTCGGCGAGGTGCACGACCGCACCGGCCAGGGCGCACCGGTGGCCTGGCACAAGATGGGCGAGGGCTGGTCCTGGATCCAGCGCGGCGCCGACGCCGACCATGCCGCCGACGCCCTGGAGGGCTGGCGGCAGGTCCAGCGCGACCTGGCCGCCGAGCGCTACGGGCTGTACGTGCTGGACGAGTTCACCTACCCGATGAAGTGGGGCTGGGTGGACGTCGACGAGGTGGTGGCCACCCTGGCCGACCGGCCCGGCTTCCAGCATGTGGTGATCACCGGCCGGGACGCCGACCCGCGGCTGGTGGCCGCCGCCGACCTGGTGGCCGAGCTGACCAAGGTCAAGCACCCGATGGACGCCGGCCAGAAGGGCCAGAAGGGCATCGAGTGGTGAGCGTCGGCGCCGCCGAGCCGTGGCCGCTGCCCCGGGTGGTGGTCGCCGCGCCGGCCAGCGGTCACGGCAAGACCACCGTGGCCACCGGGCTGCTCGCCGCGCTGCGCCGCCGTGGCCTGACGGTCAGCCCGCACAAGGTCGGCCCGGACTACATCGACCCCGGCTACCACGCGCTCGCCGCCGGGCGGCCCGGCCGCAACCTCGACCCGTTCCTGGTCGGCCCGGAGCTGATCGCCCCGCTGCTGCGCCACGGCGCCAGCGTTCCGACGCCCGCCGACATGGCGGTGGTGGAAGGCGTGATGGGTCTGCACGACGGCGCTGTCGGTCGCCGCGACTTCGCCTCCACGGCGCACGTGGCCCGGCTGATCGAGGCACCTGTCTTGCTGGTGCTGGACACCACCGCGCAGGGCCGCTCCGCCGCCGCGTTGACGCTGGGCATGGCCGCCTTCGACCCGGCCGTACGGATCGGCGGGGTGATCCTCAACCGGGTCGGCTCGCCCCGACACGAGACGCTGCTGCGCGACGCGCTGGCCGAGGTGGGCGTACCGGTGCTCGGGGCGGTCACCCGGGCCGCCGAGGTGGCCGCCCCGGCCCGGCACCTGGGGCTGGTCCCGGTCGCCGAGCGGGCACCCGAGTCCCTCGCGATCGTCACCGCCCTCGCCGAGCTGGTCGAGTCCACCGTGGACCTCGACGCGGTGCTCGACCTGGCCCGGACCGCCCCGGCACTGACCGCCCCGGCCTGGGACCCGGTCGTCGCCGTCGGCGGGCCGGCCGGCTCGGAGCGACCGCGCGTCGCGCTCGCCGGTGGTCCGGCCTTCACCTTCTCGTACGCGGAGACCGCTGAACTGCTCGCCGCGTCCGGCGCGGACGTCGTCACCGTCGACCCACTGCGCGATCCGGCGCTGCCCGCCGGCACCCGCGCGGTGGTGGTCGGCGGCGGCTTCCCCGAGGCGTACGCGGAGGCGCTGGCCGGTAACGCCGCGCTCCGCACCGAGCTGGCCGCCTTCGACGGGCCGATCGTGGCCGAGTGCGCCGGGCTGCTCTACCTCGGGCGGTACCTGGACGGCGTACCCATGTGCGGCCGGCTGGGCCTGACCGCCCGGATGACCGGCCGGCTCACCCTCGGCTACCGGGAGGCGGTGGCCGTCACCGACTCCCCGGTGGCCCGGGCCGGCGAGCCGGTACGCGGTCACGAGTTCCACCGCACCACCACCGACCCGGTGCACGGCGACCGGCCGGCGTGGCGCTGGGACGGCGCGCAGCATGGCTTCGTCGCCGGCCGGGTGCACGCCTCCTACCTGCACACCCACTGGGCCGGTCACCCCGGCGCCGCCCGCCGCCTGGTCGAGGCGTGCCGGTGACCGCCGCCGTTCGTCCCGCCGCCGCCCACGCAGGCTCGGCCGACGCCACGTTGACCGGGGTCGGTGTCGGACCCGGCGACCCGGAACTGCTCACCGTCAAGGCGGTGCGGGTGCTGCGCGAGGCCGACCGGGTCTTCGTACCCGTGATGGCGGACCGACCCGACCCGGACGCCGCAGCCGGGCGGGCCGAGCGGACCGTGCGGGAGTACGTGGCGGCGGACCGGCTGCGCCGGCTGCCGTTCGCCCTGGACGACCGGGGCGGGGTGACCGCCCGCCGGACGGCGGCCTGGGACGACGCCGCGCGCGCCGTGGTCGACGCCATCGACAGGGGCGCGCGGTCGCTGGCCTTCGCCACCATCGGCGACCCGAACGTCTACTCCACCTTCGGCTACCTGGCGCAGAGCGTCCGGGCGCTGCGCCCGGCGGTACGGGTGGCGACCGTGCCCGGTGTCACCGCCATGCAGGAGCTGGCCGCGCGCAGTGGCACCCCGCTCTGCGAGGGACGCGAGCCGCTGACCCTGCTGCCGGCAACCGCCGGGCTGGCGCTCTTCGCCGACGCGCTGGCCGGGCCGGGCACCGTGGTCGCCTACAAGGGCTGGCGGCGGCACCCGGAACTGCTCGCCGAACTGCGCCGACAGGGCCGGCTCGCCGACGTCGTGCTCGGGCGCAGCCTGGGGCTGCCCGATGAACGCATCGGCCCGGTCGACGACCCCGAGCACGACCTGCCGTACCTGTCGACGCTGCTGGTCCCGGCCCGCCGCGAGCACCGAGGAGGAAAGCTGTGACCACCGACGGCAAGGTGTGGTTCGTCGGGGCCGGCCCCGGGGCGGCGGACCTGCTGACCCTGCGGGCCGCCCGGGTGATCGCCGAGGCGGACATCGTGATCTGGGCGGCCAGCCTGGTGCATGCCGACGTGCTCGGTCACGCCCGGTCCGGGGCCGAGATCGTCGACTCCTCGCAGCTGCCCATCGAGGGGGTGCTCCCGCTCTTCCAGCGGGCCGCCGAGGACGGGCTGACCGTGGCCCGGATCCACTCCGGCGACCCGGCGCTGTGGGGCGCGGTGCAGGAGCAGCTGGACGTGTGCAGGGCGCTCGGCCTGGCCGTCGAGATCGTGCCCGGGGTCTCCTCGTTCACCGCCGTCGCGGCGATCGTCGGGCGGGAGCTGACCGTCCCCGAGGTGGCCCAGTCGGTGATCCTCACCCGGCTGGAGGGTGGCAAGACCCCGATGCCGCCCGGCGAGCGGGTCCGCGACTTCGCCCGGCACGGCACCACCATGGCGCTGTTCCTCTCCGCCGCCCGCTCCGGGCAGGTGCAGACCGAGCTGCTGGCCGGCGGCTACCCGGCGGACACCCCGGCTGTGGTGGCGTACCAGGCGACCTGGCCGGACGAGCTGGTGGTGCGCTGCACGGTCGGCACCCTGGAGGCCACGGTCAAGCAGCACCGGCTCTGGAAGCACACGCTCTTTCTGGTCGGCCCGGCGTTGGCCGCCGAGGGCACCCGGTCGCACCTGTACCACCCGGGGCACTTCCACACCTTCCGTCGGGCCGAACCGGCCGCCCGCGCCGAACTCCGCCGCCAGGCGGGCGCCCGTACCGGCGGGGCGGTCCAGGATGGCGGCGAGCCGGCCACACCGGGCCACCCACTGTGACGTACGCCGAGCCGCCGCTGCGCGAGCCGGACCTGCCGCGGACCGCGAAGGTCCGGCCCACCGCGCTGCGCACCGGCTGGACCACCGGCGCCTGCGCGACGGCGGCGGCCAAGGCCGCGGTCACCGCGCTGGTCACCGGCGCGGCCCAGCCGGAGGTGGAGATCGGCCTGCCCGCCGGGCGGCGGGTGCGCTTCCCGGTGGCCCGCTGCGAGGTGACCGGCACCCCGCCGGCCCGGGCCGAGGCGGTGGTGGTCAAGGACGCCGGCGACGACCCGGACGTCACCCACGGCGCCGAGCTGACCGCCACCGTGGACTGGGCTGACGCACCCGGGCTGCTACTGGCCGGCGGCTCCGGCGTCGGCACGGTCACCAAGCCGGGTCTCGGGCTCGCGGTCGGCGGCCCGGCGATCAACGACACCCCACGCCGGATGATCAGCGAGGCGGTGGCCGAGGTGGTCGACCTCGCCGAGGTCGGCGTCCGCGTGGTGATCAGCGTGCCGCGCGGCGAGATCATGGCCCGCAAGACCACCAACCGGCGGCTCGGCATCCTCGGCGGCATCTCGATTCTCGGCACCACCGGGATCGTCCGACCCTTCTCCACCGCCTCCTGGCGGGCCAGCGTCGTGCAGGCCGTGCACGTGATGGCCGCGCAGGGCGAGCGGACCGTGGTGCTCTGCACCGGCGGGCGTACCGAACGGGCCGCCCGCGCGCTGCTGCCCGAGCTGCCCGAGGTGTGCTTCGTCGAGGTCGGCGACTTCACCGGCGCCGCGGTCACCGCCGCCGTGGGCGACGCGATGACCGGGGTGGTCTTCGTCGGCATGGCCGGCAAGCTGGCCAAACTCGCCGCCGGCATCCTGATGACCCACTACACCCGCTCCAAAGTGGACCTATCGCTGCTCGGCGCGGTGACCGCCGAGGCCGGCGGTGACCCGGCGCTGGTCGACGAGGTGACCCAGGCGAACACCGGCCGGCACGCGTACGAGCTGTGGGAGGCCGCCGGGCTGCTCGCCCCGGCCGGCGACCTGCTCTGCCAGCGGGTCGGACAGGTGTTGCGGCGCTTCGCCGGGCCGACGGTCACCGTGGACGTGGCGATGGTCGACTTCGCCGGCGCGCGGGTGGTCGCCTCGTCGGGCCGGTGGGACCGGTGACCCCGGTGACCGTGATCGGTCTGGACGCCGCCGGCGCCCCGCCGCACCCCGCGCTCGCGCCGGCGCTGGCCGCCGCCGCTCTGGTGGTCGGGGCCACCCGACACCTGGCGGCGGTGCCCGTACCGCCCGGCGCGGCCACCGTCGCCCTCGGCCCGCTCGCTCCGGCCGTGCGGCGGCTGGCCGACGCCGTCGCCGCCGGGGTGCCGGCCGTGGTGCTGGCCAGCGGGGATCCCGGCCTGTTCGGCATCGTCCGGCGACTGCGCGCGGCCGGGCTGCCGCTGCGGGTGGTCCCGGCAGTGTCCAGTGTGGCCGCCGCGTTCGCCCGCGCCGGACTGCCCTGGGACGGCGCCGCCGTGGTCACCGCGCACGGCCGTGACCCGCGACCGGCGCTGAACGCCTGCCGGGCGCTGCCGCTGGTCGCCGTGCTCACCGCGCCGGGCGCCGGCGCCGCCGAGCTGGGCGCCGGGCTGGCCGGCTGGTCGCGCCGCCTGGTGGTCGCCGAACACCTGGGCACCGACGCCGAACGGATCCGCGAGGTGACCCCCGAGCAGGCCGCCGCCGAGACGTGGTTCGACCCGCACGTGCTGGTCAGCCTCGCCACCACCGCCCCGGCCGACCTCGGCGGGATGCGGTGGGACAACCAGCCCGCCGCCACGCCGGGCGGCGGCTGGGCACTGCCGGAGACCCGGTACGCGCACCGCGACTCGATGATCACCAAGTCGGAGGTACGCGCCCTCGTCATCGCCCGGCTGCGCCCCCGGTTGGGCCGGCTGGTCTGGGACATCGGCGCGGGCAGCGGTTCGGTGGGCATCGAGTGCGCGCTGCTCGGCGCGGCCGTGCTCGCCGTCGAGCAGGACCCTCGGGCCGGCGAGACGATCCGGGCCAACGCGGCCGCGCACGCCGTCGACGTCCGGTTGGCCGTCGGGCGTGCCCCGACGGTGCTGGCCGGCCTGCCCGAGCCGGACGCGGTCTTCGTCGGTGGCGGCGGCGCCGACGTCCTCGCCTCCGTGGCGGCCCGCCGACCCGATCGGGTGGTGCTCACCCTGGCCGCCCTGGACCGGGTCGCGCCGGCCGTCGGCCTGCTGCGCACCGCCGGCTACACGGTCGAGGGCAGTCAGCTCTCCGCCGCCCGCCTCGCCGACCTGCCCGGCGGGTCGATCCGCCTCGCGGCCACCAACCCGGTGGTCGTCCTCACCGGGGAGCGCCCGTGCACAACCTGACCTCGCACACCCGGATCGGGCTGGTCGCGGCCACCGCCGCCGGCCAACGGCACGCCCAGACCGTCGCCGCTGCCTGGCCGCACGCCCGGCTGGTCGAGGGGGAGAGCGTCGCCGACGCGCTGCGGACCGCGTGGGGGCGGTGCGACGCCGTGGTCGCCTTCCTGGCCACCGGCGCGGTGGTGCGGATCCTCGCCCCGCTGCTCGGCGACAAGCGCACCGACCCGGCCGTGGTGGTCGTCGACGAGGCGGCCCGGCACGCGGTGGCGCTGCTGGGCGGGCACGCCAGTGGCGGCAACGACCTCGCCGAGCAGGTCGGCGCGCTGCTGGACGCCCGGCCGGTGGTCACCACCGCCACCGACGCGGTCGGGCTGCCGGGGCTGGACACCCTCGGCTGGCCGGTGCAGGGTGCCGTCGCCGCCGTGTCCCGGGCCATCCTGGACGGCGAGCCGGTCCGGCTGATCGCCGACGCCGCCTGGCCGCTGCCCGCCCTGCCACCGAACGTCCAACCACAGCCCGCCACCGCCGAGAGCGGCGAGGGCGGCACCGCCGACGCGGCGGACGGCGGGTACCGGCTGCTGGTCACCGACCGGGTGGTGCCGCTGGACGAGCGGACCGCGGTGCTGCGCCCCCCGTCACTGGTCGCCGGGGTCGGCGCCAGCCGGGGCGTACCGGCCGCCGAGGTGGCGGAGCTGCTGCACCGGGTGCTGGCCGAGGCCGGCCTCAGCCCGGCCAGCCTGCGCTGCCTGGCCAGCGCCGACGTCAAGGCCGACGAGGCGGGCATCCGGAGCACCGCCGACGCGCTCGGCGTACCCCTGGTGACCTGGCCGGCGGCGCGGCTGGCGGGTGTCGACGTGCCGCACCCCAGCGAGGTGGTCCGCGCCGCGGTCGGCACGCCGAGCGTGGCGGAGGCCGCCGCGCTGCTCGGCACGTCCGGCCGCCCGGGCGACGCCGCGCTGCTGGTGCCGAAGACCGCGACGGCGATGGCCACCGTGGCGGTGGCCCGGCACGCGCCGCGCGGCCGGCTGGCCGTCGTCGGGCTCGGCCCCGGCGCCGCCGACCTGCGCACCCCGCGTGCGGTGGCCGAGCTGCGCCGGGCCGCCGTGGTGGTCGGCCTCGACCAGTACCTCGACCAGGTCCGCGACCTGCTCCGCCCGGGCACCCGCGTGCTGTCCAGCGGGCTCGGCGCGGAGGAGGCACGGGCCCGCGCCGCCGTCGCCGAGGCCGCCGCCGGCCACGCGGTCGCGCTGGTCGGGTCCGGCGACGCCGGGGTGTACGCGATGGCCAGCCCTGCCCTGGAGTACGCCGACGAGCGGATCGACGTGGTCGGCGTCCCCGGGGTGACCGCCGCACTGGCCGCCGGCGCGCTGCTCGGCGCCCCGCTCGGCCACGATCACGCCTACCTGAGCCTGTCGGACCTGCACACCCCATGGGAGGTCATCGAGCGGCGGGTGACCGCGGCGGCCGAGGGTGACTTCGTGACGCTGTTCTACAACCCGCGCAGCCGCAACCGGGACTGGCAGCTCGGCGCGGCGCTCACGATCCTCGGCAAACACCGGCCCCCGGACACGCCGGTCGGGGTGGTGCGCAACGCCAGCCGCGCCGGCGAACGCGTGCACCTGGCCACCCTGGCCACCCTCGACCCGGCCGTGGTCGACATGTACAGCGTCGTGGTCGTCGGCAGCAGCGACACCCGGCTGGTCGCCGGCCGCATGGTCACGCCCCGGGGGTACCGGTGGCGATCGTGACCATCGGCGCGTGCCAGGGCTGCGGCGCCTGCCTGCTCACCTGCCCCACGCACGCGATCCGGCCGGTCGCCGGCGGTCTGACGGTCCGCGCCGACCGCTGCACCGGCTGCCTGGAGTGCCTGGAGATCTGCCCGGTGGACGCGATCCGCGTCGCCGATCCCGATGAACGTGGAGGAGTCCGATGAGTTCGACCGTGGTCAGCACCGCTTCGCCGGCTGGCTGGGGGAACCGGTTCGGTGTCGCCCGGTCGGCTGCCGGTGTGGGGGAGCGGCGGTGAGCCGGGTGGTGCACCCCATCGAGGCGGAGTCGTACCGCATCCTGCGCGACCGGGTCGACCTGTCCCACCTGCCGCCGCTGAGTCGGGCGGTGACCGAGCGGGTGGTGCACGCCAGCGCCGACCTGGCGTACGTCGACGAGCTGGTCTGCGACGAGCCGGCCCTGGAGTCGGGGCTGGCCGCGCTGCGCGCCGGCGTGCCGGTGGTCACCGACGTGGCGATGGTCGCCGCCGGCATCACCCGAGCCGGCCTGGAGCTGGTCTGTCCGGTCGCCGAGCCGGCCGCCGCCGAGCTGGGCCGGACGGCCGGGATCACCCGCTCGGCGGCGGCCGTGCGGATCGCACTCGACCGGGTCGGGCCCGGCGCGGTCTGGGTGGTCGGCTGCGCGCCGACCGCACTGGTCGAACTGCTCACCCTGGACGCCGCGCCGGCGCTGGTCGTCGGCCTGCCGGTCGGCTTCGTGGGCGCTGCCGAGTCCAAGGCGGCGCTGCGGGCCAGTGGCCTGCCCGGGGTGTCCAACGTGGGGGAGAAGGGCGGTTCGGCGGTCGCCGCCGCCGCCCTCAACGCCCTGCTCTACGTCGAGGAGATGCCATGACCGGGTTGGTCATCGTCGGGCACGGCACGCGCAGCGTGGCCGGGGTCGACCAGTTCGCCGCGTTGGTCGAGCGGGTCCGCCGGCGCGGCGTCGTCGGTGATGTGGAGGGCGGCTTCATCGAGCTGTCCCGCCCGCCGCTGACCGACGCGGTCGGCGCGCTCGTGGCGCGCGGGCACCGGGCGTTGGTGGCGCTGCCGCTGGTGCTGACCGCCGCCGGGCACGGCAAGGGTGACATCCCCGCCGCGATGGGACGCGAGCAGGAGCGCCATCCCGGGCTGAGCTACCGCTACGGGCGTCCGCTCGGGCCGCACCCGCTGCTGCACGACGCCCTCGAACAGCGGATCGACGCGGCGCTGGCCGGGGCGGATCGGGCCGGCACGGCGCTGACTGGTGCGGACCGGGCCGACACGTGGGTCGCGCTGATCGGCCGGGGTTCCACCGATCCGGACGCCAACGCCGAGGTGGCCAAGGTGGCCCGGCTGCTCTGGGAGGGGCGTGGCTACGCCGGCGTGGAGCCGGGGTTCATCTCGCTGGCTGAGCCGTCGGTGCCGGGGGTGCTGGACCGGCTGCGTCGGCTCGGCGCGCGGCGGATCGTGGTCGCGCCGTACTTCCTGTTCGCCGGGGTGCTGCCGGACCGGATCGTCGCCCAGTCCGCGGAGTTCGCTGCCGCCCACCCCGAGCTGGACGTGCGGGTCGCCGACCTGATCGGCGACTGCGACGCGCTGGCCGACCTGGTCCTGGAGCGGTACACCGAGGCGCTGGGCGGAGACATCCGGATGAACTGCGACACCTGCGCGTACCGAGTACTGATGCCCGGCTTCGCCGACAAGGTGGGCCGCCCGCAGCGCCCGCACGACCACCCCGACGACCCGGTCGGCGGCCACCACCACCACGGCCACCACCACGGTCACGACCAGCACGACCACGGATCGGTCGCGGTGGTCGGCGGCGGGCCGGGACCCGACGACCTGATCACGGTACGCGGCAAGGCGCTGCTCGACG
The nucleotide sequence above comes from Micromonospora sp. NBC_00389. Encoded proteins:
- the cobM gene encoding precorrin-4 C(11)-methyltransferase yields the protein MTTDGKVWFVGAGPGAADLLTLRAARVIAEADIVIWAASLVHADVLGHARSGAEIVDSSQLPIEGVLPLFQRAAEDGLTVARIHSGDPALWGAVQEQLDVCRALGLAVEIVPGVSSFTAVAAIVGRELTVPEVAQSVILTRLEGGKTPMPPGERVRDFARHGTTMALFLSAARSGQVQTELLAGGYPADTPAVVAYQATWPDELVVRCTVGTLEATVKQHRLWKHTLFLVGPALAAEGTRSHLYHPGHFHTFRRAEPAARAELRRQAGARTGGAVQDGGEPATPGHPL
- a CDS encoding magnesium chelatase subunit D family protein, with the translated sequence MTTYPFSAVLGMADMRLALLLNAVSPAIGGVLVRGEKGTAKSTAVRALAALLPPVPRVEGCRFGCDPAEPDPACPDGPHPAGAPAETRPARLVELPVGAAEDRVVGSLDLEKALGEGVRAFEPGLLAAAHRGVLYVDEVNLLHDHLVDLLLDAAAMGRSHVEREGVSVSHAARFLLVGTMNPEEGELRPQLLDRFGLTVEVGASRDPAIRVEVVRRRLAADADPTGFAARWADADAEIASQVAAARRRLPGVRLPDAALRQIAEVCAAFDVDGMRADIVTARTALAHAAWHGRDRVTIDDVRVAARLALPHRRRRDPFDTPGLDEKLLDEALQRAQDAHPDDEPDDDGPDDRGPDGGGGPQGGGDPDGNGGPDGDGGPDGRGPDGADPGPGRAGQTAAGDTGLDGRADQGSDGGRPQRASDDDGWSGPDQDNGPRGDRIDGGGVASEAAGDDPGRGGAHAPAGGQPMAVPRGGLKARLLTAPGVGDGVPGRRSRARTGRGRTTGARVPAGRVGALHLPATVRAAAPHQAARGRLTGPLRLRPDDVREAVREGREGNLVLFVVDASGSMGARQRMTAVKDAVLALLTDAYQRRDKVAVIAFRDAGARTLLPATSSVLAASTRLAELPTGGRTPLAEGLLAAADLLRVERLRDPKRRPLVLVVTDGRATAGRRPLDRAAGAAAVLAATGAACVVVDCESGPVRLNLANRLALQLHAPHRRLDDVAANPLRHPQASARTASTPDRSVA
- the cobI gene encoding precorrin-2 C(20)-methyltransferase encodes the protein MTAAVRPAAAHAGSADATLTGVGVGPGDPELLTVKAVRVLREADRVFVPVMADRPDPDAAAGRAERTVREYVAADRLRRLPFALDDRGGVTARRTAAWDDAARAVVDAIDRGARSLAFATIGDPNVYSTFGYLAQSVRALRPAVRVATVPGVTAMQELAARSGTPLCEGREPLTLLPATAGLALFADALAGPGTVVAYKGWRRHPELLAELRRQGRLADVVLGRSLGLPDERIGPVDDPEHDLPYLSTLLVPARREHRGGKL
- the cobO gene encoding cob(I)yrinic acid a,c-diamide adenosyltransferase, yielding MPQGKPSTVPADGLTTRQRRHRPLLIVHTGQMKGKSTAAFGLALRAWTAGLPVGVFQFVKSAKWRVGEENAFRALGEVHDRTGQGAPVAWHKMGEGWSWIQRGADADHAADALEGWRQVQRDLAAERYGLYVLDEFTYPMKWGWVDVDEVVATLADRPGFQHVVITGRDADPRLVAAADLVAELTKVKHPMDAGQKGQKGIEW
- a CDS encoding cobyrinate a,c-diamide synthase, which gives rise to MSVGAAEPWPLPRVVVAAPASGHGKTTVATGLLAALRRRGLTVSPHKVGPDYIDPGYHALAAGRPGRNLDPFLVGPELIAPLLRHGASVPTPADMAVVEGVMGLHDGAVGRRDFASTAHVARLIEAPVLLVLDTTAQGRSAAALTLGMAAFDPAVRIGGVILNRVGSPRHETLLRDALAEVGVPVLGAVTRAAEVAAPARHLGLVPVAERAPESLAIVTALAELVESTVDLDAVLDLARTAPALTAPAWDPVVAVGGPAGSERPRVALAGGPAFTFSYAETAELLAASGADVVTVDPLRDPALPAGTRAVVVGGGFPEAYAEALAGNAALRTELAAFDGPIVAECAGLLYLGRYLDGVPMCGRLGLTARMTGRLTLGYREAVAVTDSPVARAGEPVRGHEFHRTTTDPVHGDRPAWRWDGAQHGFVAGRVHASYLHTHWAGHPGAARRLVEACR
- the cbiE gene encoding precorrin-6y C5,15-methyltransferase (decarboxylating) subunit CbiE — encoded protein: MPAGRTGVAALRRADGHRGRGDGRLRRRAGGRLVGPVGPVTPVTVIGLDAAGAPPHPALAPALAAAALVVGATRHLAAVPVPPGAATVALGPLAPAVRRLADAVAAGVPAVVLASGDPGLFGIVRRLRAAGLPLRVVPAVSSVAAAFARAGLPWDGAAVVTAHGRDPRPALNACRALPLVAVLTAPGAGAAELGAGLAGWSRRLVVAEHLGTDAERIREVTPEQAAAETWFDPHVLVSLATTAPADLGGMRWDNQPAATPGGGWALPETRYAHRDSMITKSEVRALVIARLRPRLGRLVWDIGAGSGSVGIECALLGAAVLAVEQDPRAGETIRANAAAHAVDVRLAVGRAPTVLAGLPEPDAVFVGGGGADVLASVAARRPDRVVLTLAALDRVAPAVGLLRTAGYTVEGSQLSAARLADLPGGSIRLAATNPVVVLTGERPCTT